A window from Neodiprion fabricii isolate iyNeoFabr1 chromosome 2, iyNeoFabr1.1, whole genome shotgun sequence encodes these proteins:
- the LOC124174966 gene encoding acetyl-coenzyme A synthetase, which yields MADRIYHPNAAVAANSHCSSFKQYQEFYEQSIESPEKFWGQVAKQFHWETPVKEGKFCSYNFDVSKGDVFIEWMEGASTNISFNLLDRNVKNGNGDKVAFYWEGNHPDDYSRLTYRKLLEEVCRFANVLKSKGVAKGDCVAIYMPMILELPIAMLACTRIGATHNIVFAGYSSDSLAERILDSKSKVLITADGVWRGEKLLNLKRICDDSLEKAKNNGHQVESCIVVSHLRRLSNTMTKSESREGVSVNGTNGSTNGTQKNNPRSDDFEVAWVEDRDFWWHEEMEDVDSRCYPVWMAAEDPLFILYTSGSTGKPKGVLHTTAGYLIYAATSFKYVFDYHPGDVYWCTADIGWITGHTYVVYGPLANGATSVLFEGTPFYPDNDRYWSIVDKYKVTQFYTAPTVVRSLMKFGDDLPKRHDLTTLKVLGSVGEPINSEAWLWYYNVVGRGKCSIADTFFQTETGGHVITPLPGATPMKPGSATFPFFGVSPELLDEDGTVINGEGEGFLVFSKPWPGMMRTLFGNHERFQSTYFSKFHGYYCTGDGAKRDADGYLWVTGRVDDMLNVSGHLMSTAEVESVLSEHEAVAEAAVVSRPHPVKGQCLYCFITPNQDAPFDRKLQDELKIKVRERIGPFAQPDVIQHAPGLPKTRSGKIMRRILRKIAVGDKNVGDTSTLADEAVVDLLFQLRPQI from the exons atGGCTGACAGAATTTACCATCCGAACGCGGCGGTTGCTGCGAATTCGCACTGCAGCAGCTTCAAACAGTATCAAGAATTTTACGAACA ATCGATTGAAAGTCCCGAAAAGTTTTGGGGTCAGGTGGCCAAACAGTTTCACTGGGAGACACCGGTAAAAGAGggaaaattttgctcgtacaATTTCGATGTGAGTAAAGGAGACGTATTCATCGAATGGATGGAAGGTGCCTCCACCAATATTAGTTTCAACCTTCTCGACAGAAACGTAAAGAATGGAAACGGCGACAAGGTTGCCTTTTATTG GGAAGGTAATCATCCAGATGACTACTCTCGGCTTACGTACAGAAAACTGCTTGAAGAGGTCTGCAGATTTGCCAATGTCTTGAAATCGAAAGGTGTAGCCAAAGGCGACTGCGTAGCAATTTATATGCCAATGATTCTCGAATTACCCATAGCCATGCTTGCGTGCACGAGAATAGGCGCCACTCACAACATTGTG TTTGCAGGATACTCGTCGGATTCACTGGCAGAACGAATTCTCGATTCAAAATCAAAAGTCCTCATAACTGCGGACGGCGTATGGCGTGGTGAAAAGCTCCTGAATCTGAAACGTATATGCGACGACTCTTTGGAAAAGGCAAAAAATAACGGACACCAGGTAGAAAGCTGTATAGTGGTATCTCATCTTCGAAGGCTCAGCAACACTATGACTAAATCAGAATCCAGGG AAGGTGTCAGCGTAAATGGTACAAATGGATCTACGAATGGTACGCAAAAAAATAACCCGCGATCCGACGATTTTGAGGTTGCTTGGGTAGAGGATCGAGATTTTTGGTGGCATGAAGAGATGGAAGACGTTGACTCTCGCTGTTACCCAGTATGGATGGCTGCTGAAGATCCtttgtttatattatacactag CGGCTCGACGGGGAAACCAAAAGGCGTTCTCCACACTACAGCCGGATATCTCATTTATGCCGCCACGTCGTTCAAATATGTTTTCGATTATCATCCGGGCGACGTGTATTGGTGTACAGCTGACATCGGATGGATCACAGGTCATACTTACGTTGTCTACGGTCCATTAGCGAATGGCGCCACCTCTGTCCTG TTTGAAGGGACACCGTTTTATCCGGACAATGACAGATACTGGTCAATAGTGGATAAATATAAGGTCACGCAATTCTACACAGCACCGACCGTCGTGAGATCACTCATGAAGTTTGGAGATGATTTGCCAAAGAGACATGATCTTACGACTTTAAAG GTCCTCGGATCGGTAGGAGAGCCCATTAACTCCGAAGCATGGCTGTGGTATTACAACGTCGTCGGTCGTGGCAAATGCAGTATCGCCGACACATTCTTCCAGACCGAAACTGGCGGTCACGTAATCACGCCACTCCCAGGGGCGACACCCATGAAACCCGGATCCGCG ACGTTTCCATTCTTTGGCGTTTCACCAGAACTTCTAGACGAAGATGGTACCGTGATCAACGGCGAAGGTGAAGGTTTTCTGGTCTTCAGCAAGCCGTGGCCGGGTATGATGAGGACATTGTTTGGAAATCACGAAAGATTTCAGTCAACGTATTTCTCCAAATTTCATGGCTATTACTGTACAGGAGACG GTGCGAAGCGAGACGCCGATGGTTACTTGTGGGTGACAGGCCGCGTAGACGACATGTTGAATGTTTCCGGGCACTTGATGTCCACTGCCGAAGTTGAGAGTGTCTTGAGCGAGCACGAAGCAGTCGCTGAAGCAGCTGTGGTGAGCAGACCACACCCGGTCAAGGGCCAATGTCTTTACTGCTTCATTACGCCGAACCAGGACGCGCCGTTTGACCGAAAGCTGCAGGATGAATTGAAGATCAAAG TACGAGAAAGGATAGGCCCCTTCGCTCAACCGGATGTTATTCAGCATGCCCCTGGCCTGCCGAAAACGCGATCGGGAAAAATAATGCGGCGTATATTACGAAAAATAGCTGTCGGTGACAAAAACGTTGGCGACACATCAACTTTGGCCGACGAAGCTGTGGTGGATCTGCTTTTCCAGCTACGACCACAGATTTAG
- the LOC124174976 gene encoding enolase-like — MPIQKLKARQIFDSRGDPTLEVDLVTDIGLLRSSVPCVFFPNPNEATELRDNNEASYNGRSVFKAVEIVNNVIAPELLRSKLEVCQQREIDNLMTSLDGTDNKSRLGANAILAVSVACCKGGAAKRGLPLYRYIAELSENTEIIIPVPAFNVISGGKYAGNSLACQEFMILPTGIHIQLYVA; from the coding sequence ATGCCTATCCAGAAATTGAAAGCCCGACAAATATTCGACTCTCGCGGCGACCCGACACTCGAAGTTGATCTCGTGACCGATATTGGACTTCTGCGATCCTCCGTCCCCTGTGTTTTCTTTCCTAACCCAAACGAAGCTACCGAACTACGGGACAACAACGAAGCCTCGTACAATGGGCGATCGGTGTTCAAAGCGGTTGAAATCGTCAACAACGTCATAGCTCCGGAGCTTCTTCGGTCGAAGCTTGAAGTCTGTCAGCAGCGCGAAATTGATAATCTTATGACAAGCCTCGACGGAACTGATAACAAGTCAAGGCTCGGAGCAAATGCAATTCTGGCCGTCTCTGTCGCCTGCTGCAAAGGCGGCGCGGCAAAAAGGGGTCTCCCGCTTTACAGATATATTGCCGAATTGTCAGAAAACACGGAAATAATTATTCCCGTACCAGCATTCAATGTAATCAGCGGCGGAAAATATGCTGGAAATTCTCTTGCCTGTCAAGAATTCATGATCCTACctacaggtatacatatacaattatacgtCGCATGA